A genomic region of Coriobacteriaceae bacterium contains the following coding sequences:
- a CDS encoding TetR/AcrR family transcriptional regulator — translation MNPDDATVNRSDARRAQIIAAARDLYEERGLSHTTVKDITERVGVTRTLFYHYFPDKDAVTSAVIDDYTQDYIEALAHWNDGRIEGDIDHALSTIVKLLRIGLFEDDTFHIALSSRENAALYLEFVNRVADETTRYIIDTTVRDYADLHDVRIDHLYETFYVLILGVIGYLRKHPDADDAVIADVIAQTLHMDRP, via the coding sequence ATGAATCCAGACGACGCAACGGTCAATCGCAGTGACGCGCGCAGGGCGCAGATTATCGCCGCAGCCCGCGACCTCTACGAGGAGCGCGGCCTCTCCCACACGACCGTGAAGGACATCACCGAGCGTGTGGGTGTCACGCGGACGCTCTTCTATCACTACTTTCCCGACAAGGACGCCGTCACGTCTGCCGTCATAGACGACTACACCCAGGACTACATTGAGGCGCTCGCGCACTGGAACGACGGTCGAATCGAAGGCGACATCGACCATGCGCTCAGCACCATCGTCAAGCTGCTACGCATCGGCCTGTTCGAGGACGACACCTTCCATATCGCCCTGTCCTCGCGCGAAAACGCCGCGCTTTACCTCGAGTTCGTGAATCGTGTCGCGGACGAGACGACGCGCTACATCATAGACACCACCGTCCGTGACTATGCGGACCTCCACGACGTGCGGATTGACCACCTGTACGAGACGTTTTACGTGCTCATATTGGGTGTCATCGGATATCTACGCAAGCATCCGGATGCCGACGATGCCGTCATCGCCGACGTAATTGCGCAGACGCTCCACATGGATAGGCCATAG